GGCGCGGGGAGATGCCACGCCGGTGCTGATCATCACCGCGCGCGACGATCTCGACGACCGGGTGGAGGGCCTCGATCTCGGCGCCGACGACTACGTGGTCAAGCCCTTCGAGATCCGCGAGCTCATGGCGCGGATGCGCGCGGTGCTGCGCCGCCGCCATGGCGGACAGGCGGTCTCGGCGCTGGTCTGCGGAGAGCTGGTCCTCGACCTGGAGACCCACCGGGTCAGCTATCGCGAGGCGGCCCATGTCCTGCCGGCACGGGAGTTCGCGCTGATGCGCGCCCTCAGCGAGCGTCCCGGCGCCATCCTGTCGCGGGCGCAACTGGAGGAGCGGCTCTACGGCTGGGGCGAGGAGGTCGAGAGCAACGCCGTCGACGTGCTGATCCACTATGTCCGTCGCAAGTTCGGCAAGGACGTCATCCGCAACGTGCGCGGCGCGGGCTGGATGATCGCCAAGGGATCGTCATGAGGTCGCTGCGGCGCGAAGCCCTGCTGTGGCTGTCGGGGCTGCTCGGCGTGCTCGGTGTCGCCAGCGCCGCCTCGTCCTATTACCTCGTCCAGGACGAGACCAACAGCTTCCTCGACAGCCAGCTCCGCCAGATCGCCTATTATGTCGACGACACGCCGAGCGTGCCGGTGCGCCCGACGCCGGACGACCCGCTCTACGAGCCGGAGGACGACTTCCTGGTGCAGATCTGGGATGTCGCCGGCCGCTCCATCCTCGCCTCGGACCCGGGCGTGCCCATCGTCCGGCGAACCACCACCGGCTTCTCGAACGAGACGACCCCGAGCGAGACCTGGCGGACCTTCACCTATGTCACGCCGCAGCGCACGGTGCAGATCTCGCAGCGCCTCAGCGTGCGCGAGGAGTTGGCGAGGGACTCGGCCTTGCGCTCGGCCCTGCCGGTGGTCGTGCTCATCCCGCTGTCCTGGCTGCTGCTCGGCTTCGTCATCGACCGGGTGATGCGCCGCCTCGATCGCCTCGCCGCGGTGGTCGGCGCGCGCGAGGCCGACAGCCGCGAGCCGATCCCGCTCCGGGACGTGCCGCGCGAGGTCGTCCCCCTGGTGCGCGCGATGAACGATCTGCTCGACCGCCTCGGCCGGGCCCTGGAGCGGCAGCGCCGCTTCGTCTCCGACGCCGCGCACGAATTGCGCACGCCGCTCGCGGCCCTGCAGCTGCAGATCGGCAATGTCAGGGGCGTCGCCAAGG
This region of Labrys wisconsinensis genomic DNA includes:
- a CDS encoding response regulator transcription factor, with the protein product MRVLLIEDDPMVGKALAQALRDEGMAVDWVRDGHDAEAALRNPGHVLVLLDLGLPGKSGIALLRALRARGDATPVLIITARDDLDDRVEGLDLGADDYVVKPFEIRELMARMRAVLRRRHGGQAVSALVCGELVLDLETHRVSYREAAHVLPAREFALMRALSERPGAILSRAQLEERLYGWGEEVESNAVDVLIHYVRRKFGKDVIRNVRGAGWMIAKGSS
- a CDS encoding ATP-binding protein yields the protein MRSLRREALLWLSGLLGVLGVASAASSYYLVQDETNSFLDSQLRQIAYYVDDTPSVPVRPTPDDPLYEPEDDFLVQIWDVAGRSILASDPGVPIVRRTTTGFSNETTPSETWRTFTYVTPQRTVQISQRLSVREELARDSALRSALPVVVLIPLSWLLLGFVIDRVMRRLDRLAAVVGAREADSREPIPLRDVPREVVPLVRAMNDLLDRLGRALERQRRFVSDAAHELRTPLAALQLQIGNVRGVAKGRDLLSRLADLEAGARRASNLVAQLLRLARYDADHRPAPADVLDLTALVEDCVREIAPVAAAAGLAVAIKAGTALRLRGVASELRILIANLLDNAVRYTPRGGTIEIEAGIGADGNGLVEIRDSGPGIPEQLRDRVFERFFRASAPTIEGSGLGLAIARSIAEHHGIAIVLENRACGIGLAARLSVPASVLIHGP